Proteins encoded within one genomic window of Candidatus Binataceae bacterium:
- a CDS encoding DUF420 domain-containing protein, producing MFSYDKLAPLDAILNATAAALLVGGFIAIRRRRVHAHRAFMLSAFAVSIAFLISYCIYHYHVGDVRFGGQGWARPVYFTILISHISLAAVIVPLVLITLARALRGRFARHRAIARWTLPLWIYVSITGVIVYLMLFQLYPHLPPAAAHAPAP from the coding sequence ATGTTTTCCTACGACAAGCTCGCGCCGCTCGACGCGATCCTCAACGCCACGGCGGCCGCGCTGCTGGTGGGAGGCTTCATCGCGATTCGCCGCCGCCGCGTGCATGCCCATCGCGCGTTCATGCTGAGCGCGTTCGCGGTTTCGATCGCCTTCCTGATTTCCTACTGCATCTATCACTACCACGTTGGCGACGTGCGCTTCGGCGGCCAGGGATGGGCCCGACCGGTGTATTTCACGATCCTCATCTCGCACATCTCGCTCGCGGCCGTGATCGTACCCCTGGTGCTGATTACACTGGCGCGTGCACTGCGCGGGCGTTTCGCCCGGCACCGCGCGATCGCGCGCTGGACGCTGCCGCTATGGATCTATGTGTCGATAACCGGCGTAATCGTCTATCTGATGTTGTTCCAGCTCTATCCGCACCTGCCGCCCGCAGCAGCGCACGCGCCGGCGCCGTAA